CTGGCTGCAGATGACAGAtgccaaccatccatccatttatccatctttAGAAGCTGCTTAATCCATTTTGAGGTCAgttggttgctggagcctgtcaaAGCTATTATTGGGCAAAGGCGAGGTACACCCTGGAAAGGTCGACAGTCTGTTGAAGGGAACACAATCTCACACCTGAGCAATCTTTACAGTGAGCAATTAATCTATGAAGCAAGTTTTTAGACTGGAAGGAAGCTGGAGTGTTCagagaaaaaacatgcaaaatccAGACATaaaaatcccagctgggatttaaacCATTGAGGCAAGAGCAACAGCCACTATACAACCTCACTGCCTGCCTCTAATTTTGACCTATCATTCACTGAGGAGTACACCGCCTCTTCCTCCGCCTTTTCTGACACACAAAGAAGAGTTTTATCGCCCTCTTCCATCTCCGGTTCCTCCTCTTCAGCTGCatgtttctcctcctttttcaCTTTAACCTCAGCATATTCTGTGGCTGCTGTCTGCAGCTCCTGTGTTCGCTCTTTCCTCTTCAGCCGAGAGAAATCGATGTTGGCGTACTCCACATCTCCAGACCCACTTCTGGGTTTAGAACCTCCTGTTGTCACAGCTCCATTCTCAGCTCCTTCTGGGATGCAGTTTTGATCCTCTGTTGCTGAGAGACTATCATGGAtctgtgaaaataaataaatacattttttagctgTTGTTCTTATATCcatgttttaaaagtcaaatagaaccataaaatgtcttatttataTTGGTAGAAATCTGAGTTTAAGCTCAATTAAAACATACCAGAGGATTCTCCTGACTTCCAACCATCTCCACAATCTCCTGCAAATTCTTAGTCCTCTTCAActttttcctgcaaaaaaattgtttgtattAATATTGCAAtgaatagcaaaaaataaataaataaaaataaggtaATTTAGGACATTGCATACCAGCAACTTATGATCAAAATGCAGCATAAAGCTGATACAAAAACCCCGATCAGAAAAGCGATGATGGTTTCTGGTTTGGCTGTTTTCTCTAAAATACTTCCAGACTGATCTCCTGTGagaagaaacataaaaacagttttaaaacataaattctaGAGTTAAAAGTGTCTAAATATCGACTTTTTCAAAGAAGCATAAGAGAAAACATACCTTCTTTTTCAGAGAGGATGTCTTGAATTGTGAGTTTTTCTGTTGACTCTCCACTCTCATTGCTGATGACACATTCTGCAGAGACGTTGTCCTGTTTTGTTGCTCTtaaagtcaaagagctcctcacAGTCTGATTTGACACATTGGTGGTGATCCAGTACTCAGAGTGGAGGCTCAGCTGGGGCCACTTTATGTTGGCTACAGGAAAACCTTGACTGATGCAGGTGCAGGTCAGGACGTCTGAGCGGCGCACACATGCGGATCCTTCCAGCATCACCGTCACATCCACGTGAACcgtctcagtccagttctggtGATTTGCAGCACAGGAGTACCTCCCAGAATCCTCTGCTGTCACATTAGTGATGATGAAGGTGGCTGATCCATTGTGGTCAGATCCATTGAGCAGGTTTGACTGAGGTTCAGTCCACACAGCAGGAACAGGAGGGAAACTGTCAACACTGCAGGTCAGATTCAGAAATTCTCCTTCCTTAACAATCACCTTCCCAGAAATCTGAGGTTTTCTTATATCTGTGGAACACAGTTTACAATTTATTTAGAGAGCAGAAGGAGAAACACGAAGCTATTGCCTAATTATACATGttctcaaaataaagtgttaaagtAGAAACTGCTCATTTCACAATGTCAAGCAATTTCCTGTTGAAGAAGTTATTTTGACTCTTTTTAAGttctcctaaaaaaaaggaatacacCTAAAAACAACTCCTTTCATTGCATTAAACTCTTATAAAAATCAATACTATAGTATGTGATAGACTCACACATCACTGTCACATTGACTTCATCTTTGATTGTGTTGTTCAGATGCTTTGATGTGCAGATGTACAGTCCAGCGTCCTCTCCAGTCACTTTAAAGATGAGCAAAGTGCTTCTGTCCTCCTGCAGGTAGATGGCAGTGTTGTTGtgcagagcagctgaagttctgatcagctgatttgtTTTGGATCCAAATTTAATCCACTGGATTTCTGCTGGAGACACACTTGTCATGCAGGTGAGGTTTAGAGTCATGTTCTCTTTCAAATCTGCATTTCCTGTGATTTTAACATctgaaagagaaagaaacaaacaattcAGAACACAGTCATCAACAGAAGAAGAGGAATTTAGAGTGTGAAGTTCTCACAGTTGACGTGCAGATTGACTGTCTCCTCGGTGGTGGTGTTATCACTAAAGCGGATCCTGCAGGTGATGTTGGAGTTGTGGAGTTCAGCTGTGGGAATGAAGGTCAGAGTTGAGTTGTGTCTCTGTGTGACAGCAGTCAAAGTCTCATTCTTGAAGGCAGTGATGCTTCTGTTGATGAGAGggtctttttctgctgctccGCTCCACATCCAGCTGATTCCAGGAGGAGACGTAGAGCAGAGTGCAGGAGCAGAGCAGGTCAGGGTGGTCTGATGTCCCTCTGTCAAATCAGGAAGAGTCATTGTAGGTTTCTGCCTGAAACCTGCAGGAAACAGAACATGTTTAGTCAAGAGGAAGacagtttgaggaaaaaaatacttttctactGATTTAATGTCTGCTTTTACTGTAGTTTGTCTTACCTCCAACATTGACAGATGTTCTCTTATTAAATGTTACTCCATACGTCTCTCCATCCCTATATCCATATACTCTGAGCTGATAGAATCCAGAATCAGACTCTCTCAGATCACTGATTCTGATGCTACAGTTCTGATGATTCACGTCAGGATCCAGGAGTGACACTCTTTCAATTAATTCAGATTTATggggttttgtgtttttgttggtgtGGGAGTTTATTTTAGAGTCAAAACATCTTTGGTTGGATTCACAtttaaaccaaaccaaatgtTGTGGTCTGAAGTAAGAAGGAGTCGTGAAAGAACACGGTATCACAACACAAAGTCCTGGTTCTGCTGTGATTTCTTCATCActgacagaaatgcagaatCCAGAATATCCAGAACAGAATGGTCGTCCCAGAACTGAGGCTCCTGTCATtgaaaagaagataaaaaaatagtcagaaaagttTGTTATGTGATCAGTCAGCCTTTTTTCATAGACACTCACTGTACTAAAAATAACAGTCAGCAGGTGACAGCATTGTGCCACAAAGCAAAggatgtaaaaatgaatttgcaTGCTCGAGAAATAATTTCATAAAGATGAATCATAGGCAGCAACAAaggtatttaaaaactttttcaatgctgtcaaaaatgttattttcaaaacagaacaaaccaTGGTAATTGCTTTTagtattttaggtttttaaactCCTGTTAAAGTTAGAAGTTTTCATAGTGTAGTAAACATTACTCCACTCagattttactgcatttaattgtattttgttaaataaatatatgaaagactcaCATGTAGTTAACCAATTCAGCTCAAAGGtaaacactgaaatgtttgctggATTCTGGATTTTACTTTGTTGGGAACAACTATAAATATAATCATTTGTATTTGGGGTTTTGGCTGCTgttgttaaataaaaagctga
This Oryzias melastigma strain HK-1 unplaced genomic scaffold, ASM292280v2 sc00351, whole genome shotgun sequence DNA region includes the following protein-coding sequences:
- the LOC112140561 gene encoding hemicentin-1; this translates as MTLPDLTEGHQTTLTCSAPALCSTSPPGISWMWSGAAEKDPLINRSITAFKNETLTAVTQRHNSTLTFIPTAELHNSNITCRIRFSDNTTTEETVNLHVNYVKITGNADLKENMTLNLTCMTSVSPAEIQWIKFGSKTNQLIRTSAALHNNTAIYLQEDRSTLLIFKVTGEDAGLYICTSKHLNNTIKDEVNVTVMYIRKPQISGKVIVKEGEFLNLTCSVDSFPPVPAVWTEPQSNLLNGSDHNGSATFIITNVTAEDSGRYSCAANHQNWTETVHVDVTVMLEGSACVRRSDVLTCTCISQGFPVANIKWPQLSLHSEYWITTNVSNQTVRSSLTLRATKQDNVSAECVISNESGESTEKLTIQDILSEKEGDQSGSILEKTAKPETIIAFLIGVFVSALCCILIISCWKKLKRTKNLQEIVEMVGSQENPLIHDSLSATEDQNCIPEGAENGAVTTGGSKPRSGSGDVEYANIDFSRLKRKERTQELQTAATEYAEVKVKKEEKHAAEEEEPEMEEGDKTLLCVSEKAEEEAVYSSVNDRSKLEAGSEVV